A DNA window from Acidobacteriota bacterium contains the following coding sequences:
- a CDS encoding tetratricopeptide repeat protein produces MRADAIVFGVAGSLFGLIIGWVLGTQNAAGSVRAAAPAAQAAPATAGAPAQAPPPLDQSRVQALQTVAEGDPKNVESRVQLGNLFFDSEQYPQAIGWYEQAFALDPANPNVSTDLGVAYYYTNQPDRALAQFEKSLAADPRHTKTLLNVGIVRAFGKNDLPGAAKAWEEVVALSPDSPEGQAAKKGLEGVRNTAPGTAGK; encoded by the coding sequence ATGAGAGCGGATGCAATCGTCTTCGGCGTTGCCGGATCACTGTTCGGCTTGATCATCGGATGGGTGCTCGGCACCCAGAATGCGGCCGGCTCGGTGCGTGCCGCCGCTCCCGCAGCGCAGGCGGCGCCGGCGACCGCCGGCGCGCCGGCCCAGGCCCCGCCGCCGCTCGACCAGTCGCGCGTGCAGGCCCTGCAAACGGTCGCGGAGGGAGATCCCAAGAACGTCGAGTCGCGCGTGCAACTCGGCAACCTGTTCTTCGACTCCGAGCAGTACCCACAGGCGATTGGCTGGTACGAGCAGGCGTTCGCCTTGGATCCGGCCAACCCGAACGTGTCGACCGACCTCGGCGTGGCCTACTACTACACGAACCAGCCCGACCGCGCCCTGGCGCAGTTCGAGAAGTCGCTCGCGGCCGATCCCCGGCACACCAAGACGCTGCTGAACGTGGGCATCGTTCGCGCGTTCGGCAAGAACGACCTGCCGGGCGCCGCCAAGGCCTGGGAGGAAGTGGTGGCGCTGTCACCCGATTCGCCCGAAGGGCAGGCCGCCAAGAAGGGGCTCGAGGGCGTCCGGAACACCGCCCCCGGAACCGCGGGGAAATAA
- a CDS encoding class II aldolase/adducin family protein gives MNAEEQARADIVEVGRRLWERGFVASNDGNISVRLDDRRLITTPKSVSKGFMTPDMMVITDLDGKRIAGEREPSSELKMHLEVYRNRPDARAVVHAHPPTATGFAVAGIALDRAVLAEVITTLGSIPLAEYATPSTEELPAAVRKYVKAHDGMLLASHGALALAGDVMSAYYRMETIEHFAKISLVARTLGRENVLSRGEVDRLQGLRGMYGIASPAPICTDESNPTTGGQLDCQVVQAPESAERLVLHNLPPPPTGTDGEIRLTYRELTALIEDAVRQLK, from the coding sequence ATGAACGCCGAAGAACAGGCCCGCGCCGACATCGTCGAGGTGGGCCGCCGTCTCTGGGAGCGCGGCTTTGTGGCCTCGAACGACGGCAACATCAGCGTCCGCCTCGACGACCGGCGCTTGATCACCACGCCCAAGAGCGTGTCGAAGGGGTTCATGACCCCCGACATGATGGTGATCACCGATCTCGACGGCAAGCGCATTGCCGGCGAGCGCGAGCCCTCGTCGGAGCTGAAGATGCACCTCGAGGTGTATCGCAACCGCCCCGATGCCCGCGCCGTGGTCCACGCGCACCCGCCCACGGCGACCGGGTTCGCGGTGGCCGGCATTGCGCTCGATCGCGCCGTGCTGGCGGAAGTCATCACGACGCTTGGCAGCATCCCCCTGGCGGAGTACGCGACGCCATCGACCGAAGAGCTGCCGGCAGCGGTTCGCAAGTACGTCAAGGCCCACGACGGCATGCTGCTGGCCAGTCACGGCGCGCTGGCGCTGGCCGGCGACGTCATGTCGGCGTACTACCGCATGGAGACCATCGAGCACTTCGCCAAGATCAGCCTGGTGGCGCGGACGTTAGGCCGCGAGAACGTGCTGTCCCGGGGTGAAGTGGACCGGCTGCAGGGCCTGCGTGGCATGTACGGCATTGCCTCGCCCGCGCCGATTTGCACGGACGAGTCCAACCCAACGACGGGCGGGCAGCTGGATTGCCAGGTGGTGCAGGCGCCGGAGTCGGCTGAGCGGCTGGTGCTCCACAATTTGCCGCCGCCGCCAACCGGCACGGACGGGGAAATTCGGCTAACATACCGCGAGCTGACCGCCTTGATTGAGGATGCGGTCAGGCAGCTTAAATAG
- the eutM gene encoding ethanolamine utilization microcompartment protein EutM: protein MGEALGMIETKGLVAMIEAADAMVKAAKVTLVGWEKIGAGYVTAVVRGDVAAVKAATDAGAAAARRVGELVSVHVIPRPHANLEDVLPIGKANAKS from the coding sequence ATGGGTGAAGCGCTCGGCATGATCGAAACCAAGGGCCTGGTCGCGATGATCGAAGCGGCCGACGCCATGGTGAAGGCTGCCAAGGTGACGCTGGTCGGCTGGGAGAAGATTGGCGCCGGCTACGTGACCGCGGTCGTCCGCGGCGACGTCGCGGCCGTGAAGGCTGCCACCGACGCGGGCGCGGCCGCCGCGCGCCGGGTCGGCGAGCTGGTCTCGGTGCACGTGATTCCGCGTCCGCACGCCAATCTCGAAGACGTCCTGCCCATCGGCAAAGCCAACGCGAAGAGCTAG
- a CDS encoding EutN/CcmL family microcompartment protein → MLLARIVGTVVATRKDPRLVSSKLLLARAVDPKGKAEGNYLVAIDTVDAGVGETVLIVSGSSARLAAGMKDVPVDAAVVGIVDAVDVAE, encoded by the coding sequence ATGCTCCTCGCCCGTATCGTCGGCACCGTGGTCGCGACCCGGAAGGATCCGCGCCTGGTCAGCAGCAAGCTGTTGCTGGCCCGCGCCGTGGATCCCAAGGGCAAGGCCGAGGGTAACTACCTCGTCGCCATCGACACCGTGGACGCCGGCGTGGGGGAGACGGTCCTGATTGTCAGCGGCAGTTCCGCGCGACTGGCGGCGGGCATGAAAGACGTGCCGGTGGATGCCGCGGTCGTCGGCATCGTCGACGCGGTCGACGTCGCCGAGTAA
- a CDS encoding EutN/CcmL family microcompartment protein — MQLARVIGDVVATRKDPGFGGAPLLLLQPISADGKNVGRPLVAVDSVGAGVGETVFFVRGKEASFPFHPTEMAADAGIVGIVDRPQIYTVDQPQIDTVASHRLTPIKHR, encoded by the coding sequence ATGCAGCTTGCCCGCGTAATCGGGGACGTCGTCGCCACGCGCAAGGACCCCGGCTTCGGCGGCGCCCCGCTCCTTCTCCTGCAACCGATCTCGGCCGACGGCAAGAATGTCGGGCGTCCGCTGGTGGCAGTCGACTCGGTTGGCGCCGGGGTTGGCGAGACGGTGTTTTTCGTCCGCGGCAAAGAGGCGAGCTTTCCGTTTCACCCTACCGAGATGGCCGCAGATGCCGGCATTGTCGGGATTGTCGATCGGCCACAGATCTACACTGTTGACCAGCCACAGATTGACACTGTTGCCAGCCACAGATTGACACCGATTAAACACAGATGA
- a CDS encoding EutN/CcmL family microcompartment protein, whose amino-acid sequence MIIGRVVGTVVSSHKRPQFEGAKLLLVQPETPQGVAIGATLLAIDSVGAGVSERVLVVLEGRAAGEALGKKLAPVDAAIIGIVDQLEFVE is encoded by the coding sequence ATGATCATTGGGCGGGTGGTTGGCACGGTCGTCTCGAGTCACAAGCGCCCCCAGTTCGAGGGCGCCAAGCTGCTGCTGGTGCAGCCGGAAACGCCGCAGGGCGTGGCGATCGGCGCGACGTTGCTGGCCATCGACTCGGTCGGCGCCGGCGTGAGCGAGCGCGTCCTGGTCGTGCTCGAAGGCCGCGCCGCCGGCGAGGCGCTCGGCAAGAAACTCGCGCCCGTTGACGCAGCAATTATCGGGATCGTCGATCAGCTGGAGTTCGTCGAATGA
- a CDS encoding D-glycerate dehydrogenase translates to MCLEGFVSVPPSVLVTRRLPSSVIGRLEQACEVDLYTGNTAISREELLQRIAGKHALVCLLTDTIDAGVLDAAGPQLKIVANVAVGYNNIDVPACRARGVAVTNTPDVLTNACADFTWALVLAVTRRLGEGERVVRAGAWGGWALDYMLGMELRGKQLGLVGLGRIGRAVAEKAPAFGMSVAYAARTPAGLPGATHLPLDRLLATSDIVSLHCPMTPETRHLIDQQALTKMKRSAYLINTSRGPVVDEGALAWALKERLIAGAALDVYEKEPEIHPGLMTLENVLLIPHLASATTETRTGMADLAVSNAIAVLTGQPALTPV, encoded by the coding sequence ATGTGCCTAGAGGGGTTTGTGTCTGTGCCGCCATCTGTACTTGTTACCCGACGACTTCCCTCGTCTGTCATCGGCAGGCTCGAGCAAGCTTGCGAAGTTGATCTTTATACCGGCAACACGGCGATCTCGAGGGAAGAGCTGTTGCAGCGCATCGCCGGCAAGCACGCGCTCGTCTGCCTGCTCACCGACACCATCGACGCCGGTGTGCTCGATGCCGCCGGGCCGCAGTTGAAGATTGTCGCCAACGTGGCGGTGGGCTACAACAACATTGACGTCCCCGCCTGCCGCGCTCGAGGGGTGGCGGTGACCAACACGCCCGACGTGCTGACCAATGCCTGCGCCGACTTCACGTGGGCGCTGGTCCTGGCGGTGACGCGCCGGCTGGGTGAAGGCGAGCGGGTCGTCCGGGCGGGCGCGTGGGGTGGCTGGGCGCTCGACTACATGCTGGGCATGGAACTGCGCGGCAAGCAACTGGGCCTGGTCGGCCTTGGCCGCATTGGCCGCGCGGTGGCCGAGAAGGCGCCGGCGTTCGGCATGTCGGTGGCCTATGCCGCCCGCACGCCGGCCGGTCTTCCGGGCGCCACCCACCTGCCGCTTGATCGCCTGCTGGCGACCTCCGACATTGTGTCGTTGCATTGCCCGATGACGCCCGAGACCAGGCACCTGATCGATCAGCAGGCGCTGACCAAGATGAAGCGGTCGGCGTACTTGATCAACACGTCGCGAGGTCCCGTGGTTGACGAAGGCGCGCTGGCGTGGGCGCTCAAGGAACGGCTGATCGCGGGCGCGGCCCTCGACGTTTACGAGAAAGAGCCAGAGATTCATCCGGGCCTGATGACGCTCGAGAACGTGCTGCTGATCCCGCACCTGGCGAGCGCGACGACCGAGACGCGCACGGGCATGGCCGATCTCGCGGTGTCGAATGCGATCGCGGTGCTCACCGGGCAACCGGCCCTGACGCCGGTGTAA
- the nth gene encoding endonuclease III, which translates to MKKEPGVFHSAVERVMRTIAKRIDGMELPAIEKISGGQKTDPFQILIATLLSARTKDETTLAASTRLFKRAPTAARVAALTEKQIEKLIYPVGFYRNKAAFVKEASQALVARFGGKVPGTLDEMVTLPGVGRKTANLVMILAFESQANICVDIHVHRISNRLGWVQTRNPEETEQALYRVIERRWWPVINLYLVTWGQNVCRPVYPRCGDCAIIADCRRVGVGRVGTSKNLVKE; encoded by the coding sequence ATGAAAAAGGAACCCGGTGTCTTCCACTCGGCGGTCGAGCGCGTCATGCGGACCATCGCCAAGAGGATCGATGGCATGGAGTTGCCCGCCATCGAGAAGATCTCCGGGGGCCAGAAGACCGACCCGTTCCAGATTCTGATCGCGACCCTGCTCTCGGCGCGGACCAAGGACGAGACCACGCTGGCGGCATCGACCCGGCTGTTCAAGAGGGCGCCGACGGCCGCCAGGGTCGCCGCGCTGACAGAGAAGCAGATCGAGAAGCTGATCTACCCGGTCGGCTTCTACCGGAACAAGGCCGCGTTCGTGAAAGAGGCGAGCCAGGCGCTGGTCGCGAGGTTTGGCGGCAAGGTTCCGGGCACGCTCGACGAGATGGTGACGCTACCGGGCGTGGGCCGCAAGACCGCCAACCTGGTGATGATCCTGGCCTTCGAGAGCCAGGCCAACATCTGCGTCGACATCCACGTGCACCGGATCTCGAATCGGTTGGGCTGGGTCCAGACCCGCAATCCCGAGGAGACGGAGCAGGCGCTCTACCGCGTCATCGAGCGGCGCTGGTGGCCGGTCATCAACCTCTACCTTGTCACCTGGGGCCAGAACGTTTGCCGGCCGGTGTATCCTCGGTGTGGCGATTGCGCCATCATCGCTGACTGCCGGCGCGTCGGTGTCGGGCGCGTGGGCACATCCAAGAATCTCGTGAAGGAGTGA
- a CDS encoding peptidylprolyl isomerase, translating to MTVRILTFVLVSVLAGGVASAQTAPAKPAAKAPAAAAKPGQTSPGAGPVVVVETEKGTFEFETYPNEAPKTVAHILGLINKRFYNGQRVHRVVPGFVIQMGDPQTRDMTKQAAWGNGGSGTTVGVAEISKTRTHVRGAVAMAHAGDAAKADSQFYVTLADQHRLNADYTVFGKVISGMDVVSKIAVTDRIVRVTVRGAK from the coding sequence ATGACCGTTCGGATCCTGACGTTCGTTCTCGTAAGTGTGTTGGCAGGCGGCGTGGCGTCGGCGCAGACGGCGCCGGCCAAGCCCGCTGCCAAGGCCCCGGCGGCCGCGGCCAAGCCGGGACAGACCTCGCCAGGCGCCGGTCCGGTGGTGGTCGTCGAAACCGAGAAGGGCACGTTCGAGTTCGAGACCTATCCGAATGAGGCGCCCAAGACCGTGGCGCACATTCTCGGCCTGATCAACAAGCGCTTCTACAACGGTCAGCGCGTGCATCGCGTGGTGCCGGGCTTCGTGATCCAGATGGGCGATCCGCAGACGCGCGACATGACCAAGCAGGCCGCGTGGGGCAACGGCGGCAGCGGCACGACGGTCGGCGTGGCGGAAATCTCGAAGACCCGCACTCACGTGCGCGGCGCGGTGGCGATGGCCCACGCCGGTGATGCGGCCAAGGCCGACAGCCAGTTCTACGTGACGCTGGCCGATCAACACCGGCTGAATGCCGACTACACCGTGTTCGGCAAGGTCATCTCCGGCATGGACGTGGTGTCGAAGATTGCCGTGACCGATCGCATTGTCAGAGTAACCGTGCGCGGGGCAAAGTAG
- a CDS encoding DUF72 domain-containing protein → MTLRIGTSGWNYPAGHGTWNGIFYPFPEDRQRGFDELVFYAERFNVVEVNSTFYGQPRASVSLGWARRTPAGFEFTVKLYQKFTHPGMTSDLTPISATDVDAFKGGIDPLAAAGKLGPILAQFPSSFHHTPEAVAYLDWLLRAFANYSIAVELRHASWSNAAAETRAVLGAGHAAWVQIDEPKFNSSIRQDLSVDEGDVFYLRLHGRNAGKWWDHEQAEDRYNYYYSAKELEPIAARVKLAGQAAKKAYLLLNNHFSAQAVANATTLKKMLDEPVTAPMPAELVERFPDLAGVATLPRARLL, encoded by the coding sequence ATGACTTTACGGATCGGGACATCAGGCTGGAACTACCCTGCGGGGCACGGGACGTGGAACGGGATCTTCTATCCCTTCCCGGAAGATCGCCAGCGAGGCTTCGACGAACTGGTGTTCTATGCCGAGCGCTTCAATGTGGTCGAGGTCAACAGCACGTTCTACGGGCAACCGCGGGCGAGCGTCTCGCTCGGCTGGGCGCGGCGGACGCCGGCCGGCTTCGAGTTCACCGTGAAGCTCTACCAGAAGTTCACGCACCCGGGCATGACGAGCGACCTGACGCCGATCTCGGCCACCGATGTCGATGCCTTCAAGGGCGGCATCGATCCGCTCGCCGCGGCCGGCAAACTGGGACCGATCCTGGCGCAGTTTCCGTCCAGCTTTCACCACACGCCGGAGGCGGTCGCGTACCTCGACTGGCTGCTCCGCGCGTTCGCGAACTACTCGATCGCAGTCGAACTGCGCCATGCGTCGTGGAGCAATGCAGCGGCCGAGACGCGCGCGGTGCTCGGCGCCGGCCACGCCGCGTGGGTGCAGATCGACGAACCGAAGTTCAACTCGTCGATCCGCCAGGACTTGTCGGTGGATGAGGGCGACGTCTTTTACCTGCGTCTCCACGGCCGCAACGCCGGGAAGTGGTGGGACCACGAGCAGGCTGAAGATCGCTACAACTACTACTACTCGGCGAAAGAACTGGAACCGATTGCCGCCCGGGTGAAGCTGGCAGGCCAGGCCGCGAAGAAGGCGTACCTGCTGCTGAACAACCACTTCTCGGCGCAGGCTGTGGCCAATGCCACGACGCTCAAGAAGATGCTGGACGAGCCCGTGACGGCGCCGATGCCGGCCGAGCTCGTCGAGCGGTTTCCCGATCTCGCAGGCGTCGCTACTTTGCCCCGCGCACGGTTACTCTGA
- a CDS encoding transposase, with protein MPNRPGRFTEFDYIGLHTYFLTICTDHRQPAFADLELGAWAATQLLRHASARAFSVIAYSLMPDHVHLVLQGQSDAADLKSLILSWNTRTAYAWRVAKGTRLWQSGYYDHVLREGESVLGVARYVLMNPVRAGLVHDATDYPLSGSSAYSIQDILAAAQDWKPLWQ; from the coding sequence ATGCCGAATCGTCCTGGCCGCTTCACTGAGTTCGATTACATCGGACTCCATACGTATTTCCTGACGATTTGCACCGACCACCGTCAACCCGCCTTCGCGGATCTGGAACTCGGCGCCTGGGCGGCCACGCAGTTACTGCGTCACGCAAGCGCCAGGGCGTTCTCTGTAATTGCGTACTCGCTCATGCCCGATCACGTTCACTTGGTGCTGCAGGGGCAGAGCGATGCCGCTGATCTCAAGAGCCTCATTCTAAGTTGGAACACGCGGACGGCCTATGCATGGCGGGTGGCCAAGGGCACTCGGCTGTGGCAGAGCGGCTATTACGATCACGTCCTGCGAGAAGGCGAGAGCGTACTCGGCGTGGCCCGATATGTCTTAATGAATCCGGTAAGAGCTGGTCTCGTCCATGATGCGACTGACTACCCACTCAGTGGGTCGAGCGCGTACAGCATTCAGGACATTCTGGCTGCGGCGCAGGATTGGAAGCCCTTGTGGCAATAG
- a CDS encoding radical SAM protein: MLTINEIFHSIQGESTHAGRPCVFVRLTACDLRCRWCDTPYAFHEGRKMSVDEVVADVEARGCPVVEVTGGEPLLQPDVYPLMQRLLEAGKTVLVETGGHRSIAQVPDGVVRIMDVKCPGSGEAARNDWSNLALLKPSDEVKFVIADRADYEFAREIVHREKLTERVAAVLFSPVHAELAGKQLAEWVIADRLEVRVQLQMHKYIWSPETRGV, encoded by the coding sequence ATGCTGACGATCAACGAGATATTCCACTCCATCCAGGGCGAGTCGACCCATGCCGGCCGGCCGTGCGTGTTCGTGCGCCTGACGGCGTGCGACCTGCGCTGCCGCTGGTGCGACACCCCCTACGCCTTTCACGAGGGCCGCAAGATGAGCGTGGACGAGGTGGTCGCCGACGTCGAGGCGCGCGGCTGCCCGGTCGTGGAAGTGACCGGCGGCGAGCCGTTGCTGCAGCCAGACGTCTACCCGTTGATGCAGCGCCTGCTCGAGGCCGGCAAGACGGTGCTGGTCGAAACCGGCGGCCATCGCAGCATTGCCCAGGTGCCCGACGGAGTCGTCCGGATCATGGACGTGAAATGCCCCGGGTCGGGCGAGGCAGCGAGGAACGACTGGTCGAACCTGGCACTGCTCAAGCCCTCCGACGAGGTGAAGTTCGTGATTGCCGACCGCGCCGATTACGAGTTCGCGCGCGAGATCGTGCACCGGGAAAAGCTGACCGAGCGGGTCGCCGCCGTCCTGTTCTCGCCGGTGCACGCCGAGTTGGCCGGCAAGCAGCTGGCCGAGTGGGTGATTGCCGACCGTCTCGAGGTCCGAGTCCAGTTGCAGATGCACAAGTACATCTGGAGCCCCGAGACCCGCGGTGTCTGA
- the queC gene encoding 7-cyano-7-deazaguanine synthase QueC produces the protein MSDQNLSGTGSRESGVRRAVVLLSGGLDSYTAAAVAKRDGFALNALSINYGQRHVQELAAARAVAASLGVERHLELALDLSPIGGSSLTSSAIDVPKDQPIDPHVIPNTYVPARNTIFLSMALGWAEVLGAADIVIGVNALDYSGYPDCRPEFIQAFEHLARLATRAGVEGGGLTIHTPLISLSKAEIIRLGLSLGLDYGLTHSCYDPLSSGGPCGHCDSCRLRAAGFAEACAVDPLLDAAR, from the coding sequence GTGTCTGACCAGAACCTGTCGGGAACCGGGAGTCGGGAGTCGGGAGTCAGACGAGCCGTTGTCCTGCTGAGCGGCGGGCTCGACTCCTATACAGCCGCGGCCGTCGCGAAGCGTGATGGCTTCGCCCTGAATGCGCTCAGCATCAACTACGGCCAGCGGCACGTCCAGGAACTGGCGGCGGCGCGGGCCGTGGCCGCGTCGCTCGGCGTTGAGCGTCACCTGGAACTCGCCCTCGACTTGTCGCCCATCGGTGGCTCGTCGCTGACCTCCTCGGCGATCGACGTGCCCAAGGATCAGCCGATCGATCCCCACGTCATCCCGAACACCTACGTGCCCGCGCGCAACACGATCTTCCTGTCCATGGCGCTTGGCTGGGCCGAGGTCCTCGGCGCCGCCGACATCGTGATCGGCGTCAACGCCCTTGATTACTCCGGCTATCCCGACTGCCGGCCCGAGTTCATCCAGGCCTTCGAACACCTGGCCCGGCTCGCGACCAGGGCCGGGGTCGAGGGCGGCGGCCTCACCATTCACACGCCGCTCATCAGCCTCTCGAAGGCCGAGATCATCCGGCTGGGATTGTCGCTCGGCCTCGACTATGGCCTGACCCACAGCTGTTACGACCCGCTCTCGTCGGGTGGCCCCTGCGGGCACTGCGACAGCTGCCGGCTCCGCGCCGCCGGCTTTGCAGAAGCCTGTGCAGTCGATCCGCTTTTGGACGCCGCGCGCTGA
- a CDS encoding ATP-binding protein translates to MAQPLRRQIFTVIFLLTVVVYSAIAYGAYLTYGEHVRQLAAETSTMAATVVVYVNRNLEAADAVAVTASRHPSMRALDPRATSDVLLPLVGVRDQVLNNALMADTQGQVLAWARPPDAQVEGSIDPAWLKSVAETGQTQVSPMLGGPGDSAHAIVLAYPITSLDNQLVGVIGLSVHLEALEQVLKSIPLPEGSVVTLTDQNSVVVARSLDSATYVGRPIEARGEAREPGDVPTTVIRTGLDGVDRVFGNAVVERGPWLASVGIPTSLARARTAPIYWRNFAISIVSTIIIFGVAFAFGRRWLKAFDHLDETARRVSRGDLSPLAPKPMPTAEMEHLQQTVGSMITNLQTARESIAAQVDDERRMREEVQSLQQQVIRQERLAAIGVLVSGVAHELNNPLQAILGFSELLQMQKDMPEAARADLTLIQKESTRASAIIRNLSRFGRQMSEPTPVRLRDVVASVMELRHRKLAELNIRIEVDEKSAALVMAIFTELQQVLLNFAINAEQAVVHGGTGQRQVVIRTGDRDGWAWIEVEDSGPGVPAADEAKLFQPFYTTKPVGEGTGLGLSVSYDIIRSHGGRIGYRRAAAGGAVFFFELPIVPADEATAT, encoded by the coding sequence GTGGCCCAGCCGCTCCGACGCCAGATCTTCACCGTCATCTTCCTTCTCACCGTGGTGGTTTACTCCGCCATTGCCTATGGCGCGTACCTCACCTACGGCGAACACGTCCGGCAACTGGCGGCCGAGACCTCGACCATGGCGGCGACGGTGGTGGTCTACGTGAACCGGAACCTCGAGGCGGCCGATGCGGTGGCGGTGACCGCCTCACGCCACCCGAGCATGCGCGCGCTCGATCCGCGCGCCACTTCGGACGTGCTGCTGCCGCTGGTTGGCGTGCGCGACCAGGTGCTCAACAACGCGCTGATGGCCGACACCCAGGGACAGGTGCTGGCCTGGGCGCGGCCGCCGGACGCGCAGGTCGAGGGCTCGATCGATCCGGCGTGGCTCAAGTCGGTGGCCGAGACCGGCCAGACCCAGGTCAGCCCTATGCTGGGCGGGCCCGGAGATTCGGCCCATGCGATCGTGCTCGCCTACCCGATCACGTCGCTCGACAACCAGTTGGTCGGCGTCATTGGCCTGTCGGTGCACCTCGAGGCGCTCGAGCAGGTCCTGAAATCCATTCCCCTGCCGGAGGGATCGGTGGTCACGCTGACCGACCAGAACAGCGTGGTCGTGGCGCGCAGTCTCGACTCGGCGACCTACGTCGGGCGCCCGATCGAGGCCCGCGGCGAGGCCCGTGAGCCGGGGGATGTGCCGACGACGGTGATTCGCACGGGCCTTGATGGTGTCGATCGCGTGTTCGGCAATGCCGTCGTCGAGCGCGGGCCGTGGCTGGCCAGCGTCGGCATTCCCACCAGCCTGGCCCGGGCGCGGACGGCGCCGATCTATTGGCGCAACTTCGCCATCTCCATTGTCTCGACGATCATCATCTTTGGGGTGGCCTTCGCTTTCGGCCGTCGCTGGCTCAAGGCCTTCGACCATCTTGACGAGACGGCCAGGCGTGTCAGCCGCGGCGACCTGTCGCCCTTGGCGCCGAAGCCGATGCCCACCGCCGAGATGGAGCACCTGCAACAGACGGTGGGCAGCATGATCACCAACCTGCAAACTGCGCGCGAGTCGATCGCGGCCCAGGTCGACGACGAGCGCCGGATGCGCGAAGAGGTGCAGTCGTTGCAGCAGCAGGTGATCCGGCAGGAACGCCTCGCCGCCATCGGTGTGCTGGTGTCGGGTGTCGCCCACGAACTGAACAATCCACTCCAGGCCATTCTCGGCTTCTCCGAGCTGCTGCAGATGCAGAAAGACATGCCGGAGGCGGCGCGCGCCGACCTCACGCTGATTCAGAAGGAGAGCACCCGGGCCAGTGCCATCATCCGCAACCTGTCTCGGTTTGGCCGGCAGATGTCCGAGCCGACTCCGGTGAGGCTGCGCGACGTGGTCGCGTCGGTGATGGAACTGCGGCATCGCAAGCTCGCCGAGCTCAACATCCGCATCGAGGTTGACGAGAAGTCGGCTGCGTTGGTGATGGCGATCTTCACCGAGTTGCAGCAGGTGCTGCTCAACTTCGCGATCAACGCCGAGCAGGCGGTTGTCCACGGCGGCACAGGCCAGCGGCAGGTCGTGATTCGCACGGGCGATCGCGACGGCTGGGCCTGGATCGAGGTCGAAGACTCGGGCCCGGGTGTGCCGGCGGCAGACGAGGCCAAGCTCTTCCAGCCGTTCTACACCACCAAGCCGGTAGGCGAAGGCACGGGCCTCGGCTTGTCGGTCAGCTACGACATCATCCGTTCCCACGGCGGTCGCATCGGCTACCGACGCGCCGCGGCCGGCGGCGCCGTGTTCTTCTTCGAGCTGCCGATTGTCCCGGCGGACGAGGCCACTGCGACATGA